Proteins from a single region of Cryptococcus neoformans var. grubii H99 chromosome 5, complete sequence:
- a CDS encoding protein-tyrosine-phosphatase, translating to MANKPPSQPLIQVPALFSIVEPGVYRSASPTPSQVPFLAGLNLKTIISLTPEHPIKPLLQFVRTAGISFVHLGLTHWRRPGTDWRPVRYEIIKTALEAYILDTRAHPVLLIDPLGVHQTGCLVGALRMMQGWNFASALMEYRAHAGSKHRYLDEQYIELFDSDLINLPAPQYRPSWWLSCEEADPQEVKALASSSGGTGLLADTNGRTQAIV from the exons ATGGCAAACAAGCCCCCCTCGCAGCCCCTCATCCAGGTCCCcgccctcttctccataGTCGAACCAGGCGTCTACCGCTCCGCCAGTCCAACTCCGTCGCAAGTGCCCTTCCTTGCCGGCCTCAATCTCAAAACGATCATTTCCCTGACCCCGGAACATCCTATTAAGCCTCTTCTACAATTCGTTCGTACAGCGGGCATTTCATTT GTCCATCTAGGACTCACCCATTGGCGCCGCCCGGGAACGGATTGGAGACCTGTCAGATATGAAATAATTAAAACCGCTCTCGAGGCGTACATCTTGGATACAAGAGCGCATCCCGTCCTACTCATCGATCC GTTGGGGGTACATCAAACTGGCTGTCTTGTGGGAGCGTTGAGAATGATGCAAGGGTGGAACTTTGCTAGTGCTCTCATGGAG TACCGTGCTCATGCTGGAAGCAAGCACCGCTATCTCGATGAACAGTATATAGAG CTATTCGATTCAGATTTGATAAACCTGCCAGCCCCACAATATCGGCCTTCATGGTGGCTGTCTTGCGAGGAAGCTGATCCGCAAGAAGTCAAAGCATTGGCATCATCCAGTGGAGGAACAGGGCTACTCGCGGACACGAATGGCAGAACTCAAGCAATTGTCTAA
- a CDS encoding mitochondrial import inner membrane translocase subunit TIM10 has protein sequence MSFLFGGNNRSVEGSVDPAKIEMAVAELDMITDVFNRLVNSCHTKCISSTPLNHRYAEGDLLKGESVCIDRCTAKFFEVNKKVGERMSAMGSAAQATGSFGR, from the exons ATGAGTTTTCTTTTCGGAGGCAACA ACCGATCTGTTGAGGGTTCCGtcgaccccgccaaaataGAAATGGCCGTCGCTGAGCTCGATATGATCACAGATGTCTT CAACCGTCTCGTCAACTCATGTCACACTAAATGTATCTCTTCAACACCGCTCAACCACCGATACGCTGAAGGGGATCTTTTGAAGGGCGAAAGTGTATGCATCGACCGCTGCACTGCGAAATTTTTTGAA GTAAATaagaaggttggagagAGGATGTCTGCTATGGGCAGTGCGGCTCAGGCTACTGGAAGTTTCGGGAGGTAA
- a CDS encoding thiosulfate/3-mercaptopyruvate sulfurtransferase has product MKLSSTANPYLRTARGFTTSAHLRVPLLLTPKQYNDLPKQTILPLDATWHMPNSPRSALAEYLNGPRIPNARRFDLDEVAELSVGKNPLSLTHMLPSAERFKKELEKLGIQKDTHVVVYDTIGIFSSPRALYTFKAFGHDKVSVLDGGLPRWIEEGNEVEMGEAGEVGSSEYPKVQGPKKEWVRSYEDIVSNCQKPLSDPSSEIVLDHRPAARFLGINPEPRPNLPSGHIPNSRSLPFTQYLIPATDKKPFSNYRPVSELKQVLVDGVGGEAMWDDIERRDKSLIFSCGSGMTAAIGWLANELIRETEGKAPKSALYDESWTGYALREDSKIARNGHYKP; this is encoded by the exons ATGAAACTTTCATCCACCGCAAACCCTTATCTCAGGACAGCAAGGGGTTTCACAACCTCAGCTCACCTCAGAGTTCCCCTGCTGCTCACCCCAAAGCAGTACAatgatcttcccaag CAAACTATCCTGCCCCTCGACGCCACATGGCATATGCCCAATTCTCCTCGCTCGGCCTTGGCTGAGTATCTCAACGGCCCACGCATTCCCAATGCTCGACGGTTCGACTTGGATGAGGTAGCCGAACTGTCAGTCGGCAAGAACcccttgagcttgactcATATGCTGCCCAGTGCTGAGAGATTCAAGAAAGAACTTG AGAAGCTTGGAATCCAAAAAGATACCCACGTCGTTGTGTACGACACCATTGGtatcttctcatctcctaGAGCATTGTACACGTTCAAAG CTTTCGGCCATGACAAGGTCTCAGTACTTGATGGGGGACTTCCTAGGTGGATTGAGGAAGGTAATGAAGTCGAGATGGGCGAAGCGGGCGAAGTCGGGTCGAGCGAGTACCCCAAAGTCCAAGGTCCTAAGAAAGAGTGGGTTCGAT CCTATGAAGACATTGTATCCAATTGTCAGAAGCCGCTTTCGGACCCCTCATCAGAAATTGTGCTCGATCATCGGCCTGCCGCGCGCTTCCTGGGTATCAACCCAGAGCCTCGACCCAATCTGCCTTCAGGCCATATCCCCAACTCTCGTTCTCTCCCGTTTACCCAGTATCTCATTCCTGCCACTGACAAAAAGCCCTTCTCCAACTACAGACCGGTGTCGGAGCTGAAACAGGTCCTTGTGGACGGTGTAGGAGGTGAGGCAATGTGGGATGATATTGAACGCAGAGACAAGTCTCTCATATTTAGCTGCGGGAGCGGTATGACAGCTGCAATCGGATGGTTGGCCAATGAGCTTATCAGAGAAACAGAGGGAAAGGCACCCAAGTCAGCTTTGTACGATGAGTCGTGGACTGGCTATGCCTTGAGAGAGGATAGCAAGATTGCTAGGAACGGGCATTATAAGCCATGA
- a CDS encoding E3 ubiquitin-protein ligase TRIP12 — protein MDSAQDSRLQPPQSHSEQSSNPTLPNSNIRRSSRLSTSITAADLSSTVNSRGKKRVTIDEGSLHSTDRNQPPQSSSSSVPGPETDRKGKRRVTQLSTSAETPPTKKPKRSSASSAGSTSTATKRYELRAKPEDQASASVKEEEKKNFKNMPSKSNPRKGSGLGNSSERGKKGDTSTRHLVSDEYDDEGDSLWIDEPEGDVTVAEESDMMDEYDHEEDDEDDEDEDGDENGDNDGPGGGFGNSAYDRLARLASESGVNLDDATAALFGSGFRAFGGVSSGLSNRLRRLKKKLHSKRIATRLAALRECSELLLVSNEDTLGGTFSPTSFATEFVAILDGRPNIEEGESDEEESVYDDMDEDAQLAAALALSSGDAPGTDGEEDEMECQLVACRCLAHLMEALPGCGHALVQIGAVPILCSKLTEISYIELAEQTLSTLEKISGEYPSAVVREGGLGALLNFLPFFSTNVQRTAVTAAANCCRNISSEHFPKIKEVFPILRDTLSSGDPRLVEQATLAIVRTTESYRHNADHLEGLLDVPTVSAINALLLPSGGSPLITPSTYTHLLKALTTSARGSAKVSIALLEAGMVNSIYQILTGVLPSSSEEGEHGDSSNAQGLAGSVTDMAVLQNLSHRPKEQVEEALALICELLPPVPKDGVFDVKAYSEKNLQRVKKGRKSESSSDRPRRSSRVAEASSSTNTAGPSTPVAINKDSSDRSPSDLISALQANREAAAQRARKDAEVQMQLRYDLCQSNTELIGQFIKTVVPVLVDVYAASVVLRVRTKVLVGLVKAVSFAPEEQLNVTLKYVPMASFLCAIISSKDNDAFVLHALQIVELLVTKLPDIYQVSFLREGVVYEIEALANSETKKEKATKEATGNKAGEVDNPDSRPLTPSNPPGASEIPNDLRSLLTLSGVSNQILFGQTSGHSTPRKSSSHLDPHDANIIRARMLMAKKIFDTGGDNQRAASKVLANISDLVRRLCEPEASEADLREALRETASQFSSVRQSLSSFELLQSGLVDGLLDFVKIQGQVSPADRQAMLFDTFSDKSLSNPNPLTILVKRLHESLGRLESFDVETAFGGGSDPSRPSTASVHRTMRIRLVADEGEDIPKSVSQLVITIQAIASIKSVHDYLRPRIADGNFGSGFSQMFAAYAAGRPGGAPGSSTSRLLNVLAGNPGSGASPGSRAAAPPVPAQASSNAESGPSSGRSPRRRRSARLNPPGEPESAADDTPATAAGVTSPSSSAPLSPTALTTTERRSILPAMSMGMDFDDEEDYSEDEYDAPVIDQVMEEDLAATGPGESVVNMDVTADGSRVEAKTPQGTRIATPQQNTPVTGPSTASFNRAAPLRSSSYAGALKTEPTDWHLEFFLNGEKLDIDDTIYGAIYKHKHAAGFSGVNDFITTPVIKFRKVEGPLPTKEVAAESSSAIAPSPLPSTFEPSVSSTSKILHLLRVVHDLSIDGRDNLGDVKGSLDENLFVNNKLTAKLTRQLEEILIIASNCLPTWAIDLPKHFSFLFPFDTRYNFLQLTSFGFPRLLLKVQQSSRSRDDMPNIANLLRRKVRISRTQLLESCAKVMEMYATFPGTLEVEYFDEIGTGLGPTLEFYALASKEFARRNLQVWRDEDVSIAGNYVHHPHGLFPSPLPRASAELMASRLKWFKTLGQFIGRSMLDSRIIDISFNKVFLKLLLDKPIKKSLSTLKAVDPSLARSLERLQGYYNVRKEIEALPIPASSRRTKLAALTVGDAKLADLALDFTLPGYDIELKPGGAHIEVDDSNLGEYLEKVLDWTLGSGVAEQVKAFQDGFSSIFPIKSIKIFSLDELYLLFGNADEDWSRETLEVAIKADHGYNQDSRAVQNLIEVMSSYNKEQRRQFLQFMTGAPKLPIGGFRGLTPPFTVVRKPHEPPYKADDYLPSVMTCALYLKMPDYSSKEVLAAQFERAMRDGRGSFLLS, from the exons ATGGACAGCGCACAAGACTCCCGCTTACAACCTCCACAATCCCATTCTGAACAATCCAGCAACCCGACCCTTCCCAACTCGAATATTCGCAGGTCTTCTCGGCTCTCCACCAGTATTACGGCGGCCGACCTGTCTTCAACTGTCAATTccagaggaaagaaaagagtaACAATAGACGAAGGCTCTTTGCACTCAACTGATAGGAA TCAGCCACCGCAatcgtcaagctcatcTGTACCTGGCCCCGAAACCGATCGCAAAGGTAAAAGGCGCGTTACGCAGCTGTCAACGTCTGCGGAGACACCTCCAACGAAAAAGCCAAAACGTTCTTCTGCATCGTCTGCTGGATCGACGTCAACTGCCACGAAAAGATACGAGTTACGAGCCAAGCCTGAAGATCAAGCTTCCGCAAGTGtaaaagaggaagagaagaaaaattTTAAGAACATGCCATCTAAATCAAA CCCCAGGAAGGGAAGCGGTCTTGGAAACTCAAGTGAacgaggaaagaaaggcGACACAT CTACGCGGCATCTTGTCAGTGATGAGTACGACGACGAAGGCGATTCTCTTTGGATTGACGAGCCAGAGGGCGATGTGACAGTAGCAGAGGAAAGTGATATGATGGATGAGTACGaccatgaagaagatgacgaggacgatgaagatgaagatggggatgaaaATGGAGACAATGACGGTCCCGGCGGAGGCTTTGGCAATTCCGCCTATGATCGCCTTGCTCGCTTAGCGTCAGAAAGCGGAGTTAATCTTGACGATGCTACTGCGGCTTTGTTTGGGTCTGGTTTCCGTGCATTCGGTGGCGTATCTTCTGGCCTGTCAAATCGCCTGAGGAGGCTGAAGAAAAAACTTCATTCTAAACGAATCGCTACTCGACTTGCGGCGCTGAGAGAATGCAGCGAGCTGCTTCTAGTGAGCAACGAGGACACTCTTGGCGGcaccttctctcccacaTCTTTCGCTACCGAATTTGTTGCCATTTTGGACGGCAGACCCAAtattgaagaaggcgaaagtgatgaggaggagtcAGTGTACGATGATATGGACGAAGACGCTCAACTAGCCGCGGCCTTGGCTCTTAGCTCCGGTGATGCTCCTGGGActgatggtgaagaagatgaaatggaGTGTCAACTTGTGGCTTGCCGATGTCTGGCGCACTTGATGGAAGCCTTGCCTGGTTGCGGGCATGCCTTAGTCCAGATAGGAGCGGTGCCAATCCTTTGCTCCAAACTTACTGAGATATCGTATATTGAGCTGGCAGAGCAAACTCTTAGC ACTTTGGAAAAAATCTCCGGGGAGTATCCCTCCGCGGTCGTCCGCGAGGGCGGGCTTGGTGCCTTGCTtaatttccttccttttttctccaccAATGTACAGCGCACAGCTGTAACTGCCGCTGCCAATTGCTGTCGTAACATTTCCAGTGAACACTTTCCTAAAATCAAAGAAGTTTTCCCCATCTTGCGCGATACTCTCTCGTCTGGCGATCCTCGGCTTGTTGAGCAGGCCACCCTTGCTATCGTTCGAACCACGGAATCCTATAGACACAATGCCGATCATCTGGAAGGTCTTCTCGATGTCCCCACCGTGTCAGCGATCAATGCTCTTCTGTTGCCTTCTGGTGGTTCTCCGCTTATAACTCCTTCCACCTATACACATCTCTTGAAAGCTCTTACTACTTCTGCTCGTGGTTCTGCTAAAGTATCAATTGCTTTGCTGGAAGCCGGAATGGTCAACTCGATCTATCAAATTCTCACTGgtgttcttccttcttctagcgaagaaggcgagcACGGCGACTCTTCAAATGCTCAAGGTCTGGCTGGAAGTGTTACTGATATGGCAGTGCTCCAAAACCTTTCTCACCGACCGAAAGAACAAGTCGAGGAAGCGTTAGCGCTCATTTGCGAACTTTTACCCCCTGTACCCAAGGACGGGGTCTTCGATGTAAAGGCCTATAGCGAAAAGAATCTGCAAAGGGTCAAGAAGGGCCGCAAGTCGGAGAGTTCTTCGGATAGGCCGAGAAGGAGCAGTCGAGTGGCAGAAGCGTCCTCCAGCACCAATACTGCTGGGCCCAGTACTCCAGTTGCCATCAATAAAGACTCATCCGATCGTAGCCCGAGCGATCTAATCTCTGCATTGCAAGCCAATCGCGAGGCTGCTGCTCAAAGAGCTCGCAAAGATGCTGAAGTCCAAATGCAATTGCGCTACGACCTCTGCCAGAGTAACACCGAGCTCATTGGGCAGTTTATCAAGACAGTCGTACCAGTTTTGGTTGATGTCTACGCGGCTTCTGTGGTATTAAGAGTACGAACAAAGGTACTTGTCGGTTTGGTGAAGGCAGTGTCATTTGCCCCAGAGGAGCAACTGAACGTAACACTCAAGTATGTTCCAATGGCCAGTTTCCTCTGTGctatcatctcttccaaggACAATGATGCTTTTGTTCTTCACGCTTTGCAAATTGTTGAGCTACTTGTGACCAAGCTTCCTGATATATATCAGGTGTCGTTCTTGCGAGAAGGTGTGGTATATGAAATTGAAGCCCTTGCCAATTCAGAAacgaaaaaagaaaaggctACAAAGGAGGCCACCGGGAACAAGGCTGGCGAGGTCGATAATCCTGATTCCAGGCCTTTGACACCGTCCAATCCTCCTGGCGCTTCTGAAATCCCCAACGATCTCAGATCTCTTCTGACTCTTTCCGGCGTCAGCAATCAAATTCTTTTCGGTCAAACCTCTGGTCATTCGACTCCCAGGAAGTCCAGCTCCCATCTGGATCCCCATGATGCCAATATCATTCGTGCTCGTATGCTTATGGCTAAGAAAATATTTGACACCGGTGGCGACAACCAGAGAGCGGCTTCCAAGGTACTGGCAAATATCAGTGATTTAGTGAGGAGGCTTTGTGAGCCAGAGGCATCTGAAGCAGACTTGAGAGAAGCCCTGAGAGAAACAGCGTCACAGTTCTCAAGTGTCAGACAAAGCCTGTCCAGCTTCGAGCTTCTTCAGAGTGGTTTAGTGGACGGTCTCCTTGATTTTGTGAAGATCCAGGGTCAAGTATCCCCTGCCGATAGGCAGGCAATGCTCTTTGATACATTCTCCGATAAGTCCCTTTCCAACCCGAATCCTTTGACGATTCTTGTGAAGCGTCTTCACGAAAGTCTCGGTAGATTGGAGAGCTTTGATGTGGAGACTGCTTTTGGAGGGGGCTCCGATCCTTCCCGCCCTTCAACTGCAAGTGTACATCGCACGATGCGGATTCGACTTGTGGCAGATGAGGGTGAAGATATCCCGAAAAGCGTTAGCCAGTTAGTTATTACCATCCAAGCTATTGCTTCTATTAAAAGCGTCCATGACTACCTGAGACCGCGCATTGCAGATGGGAATTTTGGCTCCGGATTTTCGCAAATGTTTGCGGCATACGCAGCAGGCAGGCCAGGTGGAGCCCCTGGATCAAGCACATCGAGACTTCTCAACGTTCTTGCCGGCAACCCGGGCAGCGGTGCATCACCCGGTTCTCGTGCTGCTGCCCCGCCTGTCCCAGCACAAGCGAGCAGCAATGCTGAATCGGGCCCATCCAGTGGCAGATCACCGCGGCGACGCCGCAGTGCCCGGCTTAATCCTCCTGGTGAACCTGAGTCTGCCGCCGATGACACACCAGCAACTGCAGCTGGGGTGACATCCCCGTCTTCGTCTGCCCCTCTTTCACCCACTGCATTGACCACTACTGAGCGGAGGTCCATTCTGCCAGCCATGTCCATGGGAATGGActttgatgatgaagaggactATTCTGAGGATGAGTATGACGCGCCT GTGATCGATCAAGTcatggaggaagatcttgCTGCTACAGGACCCGGCGAAAGTGTTGTTAATATGGATGTTACTGCCGATGGGTCTCGTGTTGAAGCCAAGACACCTCAAGGTACTCGCATCGCCACTCCGCAACAGAATACTCCGGTCACTGGACCATCCACTGCTAGCTTCAACCGTGCTGCACCATTGCGATCTAGTTCTTACGCGGGAGCTTTGAAAACTGAGCCTACTGATTGGCACCTCGAATTTTTCCTTAATGGCGAGAAGCTTGATATCGATGACACTATCTACGGAGCAATCTACAAGCATAAACATGCCGCAGGTTTCAGTGGTGTGAATGACTTTATAACGACTCCAGTCATCAAATTTAGAAAAGTTGAAGGTCCACTTCCAACAAAGGAAGTTGCTGCTGAGTCTTCATCGGCAATTGCCCCCAGTCCCCTTCCATCTACATTTGAGCCATCCGTATCTTCGACATCGAAGATCCTACATCTTTTGCGAGTCGTACACGATTTGTCCATTGATGGACGCGATAACTTGGGAGACGTGAAAGGCTCCTTGGACGAGAATCTGTTTGTGAACAACAAATTAACTGCAAAGTTGACGAGACAGCTCGAAGAGattctcatcatcgccaGCAACTGTCTTCCTACATGGGCTATCGATCTGCCGAAGcatttctccttcctgttCCCTTTTGACACGCGCTATAATTTCTTGCAGCTCACCTCATTTGGCttccctcgtcttcttctcaaagtTCAACAGTCGAGCCGATCGCGGGACGACATGCCAAATATCGCtaatcttcttcgtcgtaAGGTGCGAATTTCAAGGACACAGCTCTTAGAATCCTGTGCCAAGGTTATGGAGATGTACGCGACGTTTCCTGGAACCCTTGAAGTGGAGTACTTTGATGAGATAGGGACTGGTCTTGGTCCTACTCTAGAGTTTTATGCTCTTGCTTCCAAAGAATTCGCCAGGAGGAATCTTCAAGTgtggagagatgaagatgttaGCATTGCGGGCAACTATGTCCACCATCCTCACGGCCTTTTCccgtctcctcttcctcgtgcTTCGGCTGAACTCATGGCGTCCCGTCTCAAGTGGTTCAAGACGCTCGGTCAATTTATCGGTCGCTCCATGCTTGATAGCAGGATAATCGACATCAGTTTTAACAAGGTCTTCTTGAAGCTGTTGCTAGACAAACCCATCAAGAAGAGTTTGTCAACTCTGAAGGCGGTTGATCCCTCGCTCGCCCGATCGTTAGAGAGACTGCAAGGGTATTATAATGTCAGGAAGGAGATCGAAGCACTTCCTATTCCCGCTTCGTCACGACGGACCAAACTGGCTGCGTTGACCGTTGGGGACGCGAAGCTTGCAGACCTTGCGCTCGATTTCACTCTTCCTGGTTATGATATTGAGCTTAAGCCCGGTGGTGCGCATATCGAGGTGGACGACAGCAATCTAGGTGAATATCTGGAAAAAGTACTGGATTGGACTTTAGGGTCCGGTGTGGCCGAACAAGTGAAAGCATTCCAAGATG GCTTCTCATCTATTTTCCCCATAAAGAGCATCAAGATATTTTCACTTGATGAGCTTTATCTGTTATTTGGCAACGCGGATGAAGATTGGTCCCGTGAGA CACTCGAGGTGGCCATCAAGGCTGACCATGGGTACAATCAAGATAGCCGCGCTGTGCAGAATTTGATCGAGGTCATGTCTTCCTATAATAAAGAGCAACGACGGCAATTCCTCCAATT CATGACTGGTGCACCCAAATTACCCATAGGCGGTTTCAGAGGTCTCACTCCGCCGTTCACTGTGGTTCGAAAACCTCACGAGCCACCTTACAAGGCCGATGATTATCTTCCCAGCGTAATGACCTGCGCTCTA TACCTGAAAATGCCGGATTACTCGAGCAAAGAGGTCCTGGCTGCTCAATTTGAACGGGCAATGAGGGATGGCAGGGGATCTTTCCTACTATCATAG
- a CDS encoding tRNA ligase, whose amino-acid sequence MPPTPPPPQPSTYASKHPESTPRLLNALRDLHATDPKAIRTTVHRYPAALYAHGQDDHARDRFITSWKMTEHMYFKKSLVFPTLARGLFTEEVLEGDPMPPLETCSHQSESNPDAPNERIVLRGYDKFFNIGEVSWTEWDAMKQHTQGPYYLTLKSNGCLILISALSPTHLIVASKHSLGTTTAAEGVDLSGTEKLIDKEKPAQKCENSALEPKISQIRPIPSFPPTVKPLDEPFKNLTLEQSQASQSLSKNALKKAEKAALKYVQKMMNEGKSEGSSQSTTAEEKKEIKEHEEAQQHAEVGRRWLKRTLESSGKTEEELARKLWEKNLTAVLELCDDSFEEHVIATPEHWTGLHLHGLNSNTPHFSTSSPSDVAAFAKEFGFIQTKYIQLESLEQVRSFTADLAQSGTWEGEMIEGFVVRCTVKSGQDGMSQGAPPYHANSPFFFKVKFEEPYLLYRQFREITRVMLPLLENTDSQKREEIWKKVRSRAKRPEVKVYSTWVGEMMKKEPELFEDYNRGVIRVRERFLKWAEEDGKKMWDDARAGKVDKEQRTGNRDGLPKKWIVVPAAIPGCGKTLLGVALSKVFGLAHTQSDDITTKRTAPTFIKNVTDLLVTHDVVFADRCNHIPKHYDELAKIAEDKKLQKFDTRLICVTWDLDTFPYYRLLRILSDRVVARGENHQTLRPDPTLDAEHEAVVGKFIRDYTPPDPAIFSDIISVNVMDSAKVTLTKVVQGLVKSLGLTMPSEDAINQGLEAASLYKTTTPYHPAARHGKSTRYFAVAPEINLYELTSKAIEPFRDTEKGQSAWSFLDELYKRGRITARPHVTLSHENNVKVEEEEARSRTGAPENKDDSELVRSPRPGPEEILWETCKSIATSKYPPLYSFSLTHLVWDDRTMAFCISSLSPVISSTPDEPDGAASLSVCPDLDSVLPQATRTYLHVTVGTRDADVPAFESRSLVKVVRERLEAGEQEGEIEELVANGGSVKWIKVGPARSEGRIRGMA is encoded by the exons ATGCCCCCCacaccgccgccgccccAGCCCAGCACCTACGCGTCGAAGCATCCGGAGAGCACTCCCCGCCTCCTCAATGCCCTCCGCGACCTCCACGCCACGGACCCTAAGGCCATCAGGACCACCGTACATCGCTACCCAGCAGCTCTATACGCCCATGGGCAGGATGATCATGCCAGAGACCGGTTCATAACGAGCTGGAAGATGACAGAGCATATGTACTTTAAAAAGTCCCTCGTATTTCCCACTCTTGCCAGAGGGTTATTTACCGAAGAAGTACTGGAAGGAGACCCCATGCCTCCTTTGGAAACATGTTCCCACCAAAGCGAAAGTAACCCAGATGCACCCAATGAGAGAATAGTGCTCAGAGGTTACGACAAATTTTTCAATATCGGTGAAGTCTCTTGGACTGAG TGGGACGCCATGAAACAACACACCCAGGGACCATATTACCTTACGCTTAAATCTAACGGCTGCCTGATTCTCATATCTGCACTTTCTCCCACCCATCTCATTGTGGCCTCCAAGCATTCCCTTGGTACCACCACAGCTGCTGAAGGCGTCGATTTGTCTGGTACAGAGAAACTTATCGATAAGGAAAAGCCTGCCCAAAAATGCGAAAACTCGGCCTTGGAACCAAAGATTAGCCAAATTCGCCCCATACCGTCCTTCCCCCCGACAGTTAAACCACTTGATGAACCTTTTAAAAATCTTACTCTCGAACAATCGCAAGCGAGTCAATCACTCTCAAAGAACGCTTTGAAAAAAGCCGAGAAGGCTGCTTTGAAATATGTacaaaagatgatgaatgaggGCAAGTCTGAGGGAAGCTCTCAGTCTACTACAgctgaggaaaagaaggagataaAGGAGCACGAGGAGGCACAGCAACACGCAGAAGTCGGAAGACGGTGGTTAAAACGGACGTTGGAATCCAGCGGGAAaacagaggaagagttggcaCGAAAACTCTGGGAGAAGAATTTGACTGCAGTGCTTGAG CTTTGTGACGACTCCTTTGAAGAGCACGTGATAGCCACTCCTGAGCACTGGACCGGACTTCACCTCCACGGCCTCAATTCAAACACCCCACActtctccacttcttcaccatctgATGTGGCGGCATTTGCAAAAGAATTTGGATTCATTCAGACCAAATATATCCAGCTCGAATCCCTCGAACAGGTCAGGTCGTTTACAGCCGACCTGGCACAAAGCGGCACCTGGGAAGGTGAAATGATTGAGGGTTTTGTAGTTCGTTGTACGGTTAAAAGTGGACAAGATGGCATGAGCCAAGGCGCGCCGCCATACCACGCCAACTCCCCGTTTTTCTTCAAAGTTAAGTTTGAAGAACCATATCTTCTCTATCGCCAGTTCCGCGAAATAACCCGTGTCATGCTTCCTCTGCTGGAGAACACTGATTCccagaaaagagaagaaatttGGAAAAAAGTACGTTCTCGGGCGAAGAGGCCAGAGGTCAAAGTTTACTCTACATGGGTGGGCgaaatgatgaagaaagagcCCGAACTATTTGAAGACTATAACCGTGGGGTAATTAGGGTCCGAGAAAGGTTTTTAAAATGGGCTGAGGAAGACGGCAAGAAAATGTGGGATGATGCGAGGGCGGGCAAGGTTGATAAGGAGCAAAGGACTGGTAATCGGGACGGGCTACCAAAAAAGTGGATCGTAGTACCAGCCGCTATTCCTGGTTGCG GTAAAACCCTATTGGGTGTCGCTCTTTCCAAAGTATTTGGCTTGGCCCATACGCAAAGCGATGACATTACCACTAAAAGGACCGCACCTACTTTCATCAAAAACGTGACCGATCTCCTTGTCACGCACGATGTCGTTTTTGCAGACAGATGCAATCACATCCCCAAGCACTATGATGAACTCGCCAAGATTGCAGAAGACAAGAAGCTTCAAAAATTCGATACCCGTCTTATCTGTGTCACTTGGGACCTTGACACTTTCCCGTACTaccgccttcttcgcaTCCTTTCTGATCGAGTGGTTGCCCGTGGAGAAAACCATCAGACTCTAAGGCCCGATCCTACCCTTGATGCTGAGCACGAGGCGGTGGTAGGAAAGTTCATCCGAGACTATACACCGCCTGATCCTGCCATCTTTAGTGACATCATCAGCGTCAATGTGATGGACAGCGCCAAGGTTACATTAACAAAGGTTGTACAAGGCCTTGTGAAATCTCTTGGTTTAACGATGCCATCGGAAGATGCCATCAACCAAGGCCTTGAAGCCGCAAGTCTATACAAGACGACTACACCATATCATCCCGCAGCTCGGCATGGCAAGTCTACTCGCTACTTTGCTGTGGCCCCAGAAATAAACCTTTACGAACTCACCTCCAAAGCCATCGAACCCTTCAGAGATACTGAGAAAGGCCAAAGCGCTTGGTCGTTCTTGGACGAATTGTATAAGCGTGGAAGAATTACTGCCAGACCACACGTTACTCTGTCTCACGAGAATAACGTAAAggtcgaagaggaagaagctaGAAGTAGAACTGGAGCACCTGAGAACAAGGATGATTCAGAGCTTGTTCGATCTCCTAGGCCAGGGCCAGAAGAGATTCTATGGGAAACTTGCAAATCCATCGCCACTTCCAAATATCCCCCGCTTtattctttttctctcaCCCATCTTGTATGGGATGATCGTACTATGGCATTTTGCATCTCTAGCTTGTCTCCCGTGATCAGTTCTACACCAGATGAACCAGATGGCGCTGCTTCACTATCTGTATGTCCCGATCTGGATAGCGTGTTACCACAGGCCACGAGAACATATCTGCATGTGACGGTCGGTACTAGAGATGCGGACGTGCCAGCTTTTGAGAGTCGAAGCCTAGTCAAGGTTGTCAGAGAAAGATTGGAAGCTGGTGAGCAGGAGGGAGAAATTGAAGAGCTCGTCGCAAACGGAGGAAGTGTAAAGTGGATAAAGGTTGGTCCGGCCAGGAGCGAAGGCAGGATTCGAGGGATGGCATGA